In Fusobacterium hwasookii, a single window of DNA contains:
- a CDS encoding Txe/YoeB family addiction module toxin, whose product MLLTWTDFAWKQYEELQEKDKRLIKKINILIKDIKRNGNEGIGKPEPLQHELSGYWSRRIDDKNRLVYKVSDNQITIVACANHYK is encoded by the coding sequence ATGTTATTAACTTGGACCGATTTTGCATGGAAACAATATGAAGAGCTACAAGAGAAGGATAAAAGGCTTATAAAGAAGATAAATATACTTATTAAGGATATAAAAAGAAATGGAAATGAAGGAATAGGTAAACCAGAGCCTTTACAACATGAGTTAAGTGGCTATTGGAGTAGAAGAATTGATGATAAAAATAGATTAGTCTATAAAGTATCAGATAATCAAATAACAATAGTTGCTTGTGCAAATCATTATAAGTAA
- a CDS encoding type II toxin-antitoxin system Phd/YefM family antitoxin produces MIATNYSEVRNNLKAYCDKATKDYETIIITRKNNENVVLMSEEEYNNLMENLYIRSNLKYYQKLVESIKEVEKGNVKEHDLIEVD; encoded by the coding sequence ATGATAGCAACTAATTATTCTGAAGTTAGAAATAATTTAAAAGCTTATTGTGATAAGGCAACTAAGGACTATGAAACTATTATTATTACAAGAAAAAATAATGAAAATGTTGTCTTAATGAGTGAAGAAGAATATAATAATCTTATGGAAAACCTTTATATAAGATCAAATCTTAAATATTATCAAAAACTTGTAGAAAGTATAAAAGAAGTTGAAAAAGGTAATGTTAAAGAACATGATTTAATAGAGGTGGATTAA
- a CDS encoding DHH family phosphoesterase — protein sequence MADILYDTRLKSEEAPKVIILTHGDADGLVSAMIVRAFEELQNKNKTFLIMSSMDVTLEQTDKTFDYICKYTSLGSKDRVYILDRPIPSIEWLKMKYLAYTNVINIDHHLTNNPTIYKDECCCDDIYFHWNDKLSAAYLTSKWFKPLIEKGEPYKKMYEKLEALAEATSCWDIFTWKSLGNSPKEVLLKKRALSINSAEKILGTGAFYNFITKKLNSENYTEEVFDYFFLLDEAYNMKIDNLYDFAKRVISDFDYKGYKLGVIYGIDGDYQSIIGDKILDDKKLDYEIVAFLNVYGTVSFRSKNNIDVSEIAKKLGMLVGYSGGGHKHASGCRICDKDEMKKKMMEIFEHSMNKIKIL from the coding sequence ATGGCTGATATTTTATATGATACAAGGTTAAAATCAGAAGAGGCACCCAAAGTTATTATTTTAACTCATGGAGATGCAGATGGGCTGGTTTCAGCTATGATAGTTAGGGCTTTTGAAGAGTTACAAAATAAAAATAAGACTTTTCTAATTATGAGTAGTATGGATGTTACTTTGGAGCAAACAGATAAAACTTTTGATTATATCTGTAAGTATACATCTTTAGGTTCAAAGGATAGGGTATATATTTTAGATAGACCTATTCCAAGTATAGAATGGTTAAAAATGAAGTATTTAGCATACACTAATGTTATAAATATAGATCATCATTTAACTAATAATCCAACAATATATAAAGATGAGTGTTGTTGTGATGATATATATTTTCATTGGAATGATAAATTAAGTGCAGCATACTTAACATCGAAATGGTTTAAACCTTTAATAGAAAAGGGAGAGCCATACAAGAAAATGTATGAAAAGTTAGAGGCACTTGCAGAGGCTACTTCTTGTTGGGATATCTTTACTTGGAAAAGTTTAGGAAATAGTCCAAAAGAAGTTTTATTGAAAAAAAGGGCCTTATCAATTAATTCAGCTGAAAAGATTTTAGGAACAGGAGCTTTCTATAATTTTATTACTAAAAAATTAAATTCTGAAAATTATACAGAAGAAGTTTTTGATTATTTTTTCCTTTTAGATGAAGCATACAATATGAAAATAGATAATTTATATGACTTTGCTAAAAGAGTGATAAGTGATTTTGATTACAAAGGATATAAATTAGGTGTAATTTATGGTATAGATGGAGATTATCAGTCAATAATTGGAGATAAAATTTTAGATGATAAAAAACTAGATTATGAGATAGTTGCCTTTTTAAATGTGTATGGAACAGTATCTTTTAGAAGTAAAAATAATATAGATGTAAGTGAAATTGCTAAGAAATTGGGAATGTTAGTAGGATATTCAGGGGGAGGACATAAACATGCCTCTGGTTGTAGAATATGTGATAAAGATGAAATGAAAAAGAAGATGATGGAAATTTTTGAACATTCAATGAATAAGATAAAAATTTTATAG
- the truA gene encoding tRNA pseudouridine(38-40) synthase TruA, with translation MGRKNIKIEFRYDGSSYYGFQRQPNKITVQGEIEKVLRIVTKEEINLISAGRTDRGVHANHQVSNFYTSSNIPIEKYKYLLTRALPNDIDILSVEEVDENFNARHNAKMREYVYIISWEKNPFEARHCKFVKEKIVAEKLEKIFSDFIGIHDFKNFRLSDCVSKVTIREIYEIEVKYFGDSKIKIYIKGSAFLKSQVRIMVGTALEIYYGRLPENRIKLMLNDFTREYKKNLVEAEGLYLNKIEY, from the coding sequence ATGGGAAGAAAGAATATAAAAATTGAGTTCAGATATGATGGAAGCAGCTATTATGGTTTTCAAAGACAACCTAATAAAATAACAGTTCAAGGAGAAATTGAAAAAGTTTTAAGAATTGTTACAAAAGAAGAAATAAATTTAATATCTGCTGGTAGAACAGATAGAGGAGTTCATGCTAATCATCAAGTTTCTAATTTTTATACTTCTTCTAATATTCCAATAGAAAAATATAAGTATCTTTTAACAAGAGCTTTACCTAATGATATAGATATATTATCAGTTGAAGAAGTAGATGAAAACTTTAATGCAAGACACAATGCAAAAATGAGAGAATATGTCTATATTATATCTTGGGAGAAAAATCCTTTTGAAGCAAGACATTGTAAATTTGTAAAAGAGAAAATTGTTGCTGAGAAGTTAGAAAAAATATTCTCTGATTTTATAGGAATACATGACTTTAAAAATTTTAGATTAAGTGATTGTGTAAGTAAGGTAACAATAAGAGAAATTTACGAAATAGAAGTAAAATATTTTGGAGATAGTAAGATTAAAATATATATTAAGGGAAGTGCATTTTTAAAATCACAAGTTAGAATAATGGTTGGAACTGCACTTGAAATATACTATGGAAGATTGCCGGAAAATCGTATAAAACTTATGCTTAATGATTTTACAAGGGAATATAAGAAAAATCTTGTTGAAGCAGAAGGACTATATTTAAATAAAATTGAATATTAG
- the lpxD gene encoding UDP-3-O-(3-hydroxymyristoyl)glucosamine N-acyltransferase, with protein MEYKVTDIINLLNAEYKGEVIESVSKLSPFFHSDEKSLTFAADEKFLKSLDQTKAKVIIVPDIDLPLIPGKGYIVVNDSPRVIMPKLLHFFSRTLKKIEKMREDSAKIGENVDIAPNVYIGHDVVIGNNVKIFPNVTIGEGVIIGEGTVIYSNVTIREFVEIGKNCVIQPGAVIGSDGFGFVKVNGNNTKIDQIGTVIVEDEVEIGANTTIDRGAIGDTIIKKYTKIDNLVQIAHNDIIGENCLIISQVGIAGSTIIGNNVTLAGQVGVAGHLEIGENTMIGAQSGVPGNVEANKILSGHPLVDHREDMKIRVAMKKLPELLKRVKALEEKK; from the coding sequence ATGGAATATAAAGTAACTGATATCATAAATCTTCTTAATGCTGAATACAAAGGAGAGGTTATAGAAAGTGTTTCTAAACTTTCTCCTTTTTTTCATTCAGATGAGAAGAGTTTGACATTTGCAGCAGATGAAAAGTTTTTAAAAAGTTTAGATCAAACAAAAGCAAAAGTAATCATAGTTCCTGATATTGATTTACCATTAATTCCAGGTAAAGGATATATAGTTGTAAATGATAGTCCAAGAGTTATAATGCCAAAACTTTTACATTTTTTTAGTAGAACTTTAAAGAAAATTGAAAAGATGAGAGAGGATTCAGCTAAAATTGGAGAAAATGTTGACATTGCTCCTAATGTATATATAGGACATGATGTAGTTATTGGAAATAATGTAAAAATTTTCCCTAATGTAACTATTGGAGAAGGAGTAATAATTGGAGAAGGAACAGTAATTTATTCCAATGTAACTATAAGAGAATTTGTAGAAATTGGCAAAAATTGTGTAATTCAACCAGGGGCAGTAATTGGTTCAGATGGTTTTGGTTTTGTAAAGGTAAATGGAAACAATACTAAAATTGACCAAATAGGGACTGTTATAGTTGAAGATGAAGTAGAAATTGGTGCAAATACAACTATTGATAGAGGTGCTATTGGGGATACAATTATTAAGAAATATACAAAGATAGATAACTTGGTTCAAATAGCTCATAATGACATCATAGGAGAAAACTGTTTAATAATTTCTCAAGTTGGAATAGCAGGAAGTACAATAATAGGAAATAATGTTACTTTAGCAGGACAAGTTGGAGTAGCAGGACATCTTGAAATAGGTGAAAATACGATGATAGGAGCTCAATCAGGTGTTCCTGGAAATGTTGAAGCTAATAAGATACTATCAGGACATCCACTTGTTGACCATAGAGAAGATATGAAAATAAGAGTTGCTATGAAAAAACTTCCAGAACTTTTAAAAAGAGTAAAGGCTTTAGAAGAAAAAAAATAA